In Mauremys reevesii isolate NIE-2019 linkage group 20, ASM1616193v1, whole genome shotgun sequence, the following are encoded in one genomic region:
- the CRK gene encoding adapter molecule crk isoform X3, whose product MTSSDCRLFPRRGSARVVTSGLNPSRFRIGDQEFDSLPSLLEFYKIHYLDTTTLIEPVSKSKQNSGVILRQEEAEYVRALFDFNGNDEEDLPFKKGDILRIRDKPEEQWWNAEDSDGKRGMIPVPYVEKYRPSSASVSTLIGGNQDSSHPQPLGGPEPGPYAQPSINTPLPNLQNGPIYARVIQKRVPNAYDKTALALEVGELVKVTKINVSGQWEGECNGKRGHFPFTHVRLLDQQNPDEDFS is encoded by the exons GGTTGAATCCCTCCAGATTCCGAATAGGTGACCAAGAGTTTGATTCATTACCATCTTTACTGGAATTCTACAAAATACATTATTTGGACACTACAACCTTGATAGAACCTGTTTCCAAATCCAAGCAGAATAGTGGAGTTATATTGAGGCAGGAAGAAGCTGAATATGTGCGAGCTCtctttgactttaatggaaatGATGAGGAAGATCTTCCATTTAAGAAAGGAGACATACTGAGAATCCGGGATAAGCCTGAAGAGCAATGGTGGAATGCAGAAGACAGCGATGGAAAGAGGGGAATGATACCTGTTCCTTACGTGGAGAAGTATAGACCTTCCTCTGCTTCGGTATCTACTCTGATTGGAGGTAACCAGGATAGTTCCCACCCACAGCCACTGGGAGGGCCGGAGCCAGGGCCCTATGCCCAACCCAGCATCAACACTCCGCTCCCTAACCTTCAGAATGGCCCTATTTATGCCCGGGTTATCCAGAAGCGAGTCCCTAATGCCTACGACAAGACAGCCTTGGCTTTGGAG GTCGGTGAGCTGGTCAAGGTCACAAAGATTAATGTGAGTGGTCAATGGGAAGGAGAGTGTAATGGTAAACGTGGTCACTTTCCATTCACGCATGTCCGCTTGCTGGACCAACAGAATCCTGATGAAGACTTCAGCTGA